The DNA sequence AGGTCAACCGTTAAAAACGATAAAACGGAAGCAACTGTCGTAACAACCGTAAAAAATAAAGGCCAGCCCGTATTTTCTATTGAATCGATGACGGCTTCTTTACGTTTTCCTATTGCGTAAAAACTGTTTCTAAAAGAATTTACAAGGTGAATTGAGTAGCCTACCGAAAGAGCCATTGCAAGAATTATTGGAACGGAAAGCATTTCGGAACTTCCTTCAATATTTAAATGTCCCATAAAGCCCAAAACTGAAACTATTGCGCCTGTGGTGGCTATGATAGGTACTATCGTACCTCTTAGCGAGCGTGCAAAAATAACCAGAAGAATTATCATACACATAAAACTAAGACTTACGCATTTTTTTATATCTGCGTTCATAACAATCTTTTCTTCCGTTTCAGTGTAGGGTAGACCTGCAGGTTTTATTGTGTAGGCAGAGCTTTTGTATTTGGGATTTGTTACAATATCGATAGCTGTTTCTCCCATGATATACATAAGCTCCTTATCCGAAGTTTTCATCCATTCTTCTCTACTCGGAGTTGCTTTAAGCGAAAGAACAAGCCAAGTTTCTTTTGCATCGCTTGAAACCAGTTTATTTACAATGGATTTTCGGGATAAAATAAAATCCTTTGCCTTTTTAAGTTCGGCAGCATCTTCAGGAATGCCGTCTATAAAGGGATTTTTTATTTCGATTCCTTCTTCCGTTCCGACGCTTATATCGATATCGGTGATAGAAGTAACCGAATCGGCGTACGGAACTTTTTCCAAAAGTTCGCTTCCGATTTCCTTAATCATTTTTAAAACCTCAGGCTTAAAAACATCATCGGATTCTATAAGCAAAACTATGGTGTCATTGCTTCCGAAAAGCTCTTTAAACCTGTCTTCATGTTCTTTCATCTGAGCGGTTAGGTTTACGAAGGCTTCTTCGGTCATTGATGAGGCTCTAAACTTTTTTAGGCCCATTGCGGCAAATACGGTTAGAGCTGCTAATAAGATAACTAACAACCAGCGGTATTTTAATTGAAACTCGCCGATCCTTTTAAAAAATATATGCAAACTTTCAAGTTTCATAGTACAAACCTCTTGTAATACTAACAATTAGTAAACACCGTTTACTAATTGTTAGTATAGCCCTACAGTAAAAATTTGTCAAGAGGAAAAATCAATTTTCTTTGTTTATTTCCGTTTCCGGCTGCATAATTTTATTCCAGCAAAAATACATTACATCAGTCAAGATATCTATAAAGGATAGGGCTTTTTTATAAGAATATTCATGTGTGATGATTTCAAAAAGAGGTGTTAAGGCGGTGCTGTAAATTAAGTGAAGCTGGTCGTCGTTTAAGGGCTGGACATTTATACCTCGTTTTTTTAAGTCGGCAATGAATTTTTTGCATGCTGTAACATCAGTCATGACGAAATCGTGACGGATGTTTTCATATTTTGTTCCCGCCGAGCGGTTAAATAAAAGCCTAAAATCATCGAAGCGGCTGTAAACCAGCGTACATAAATTCTGTAAAGATATGCGTATTGCTTCTTTTGTTGATAAAAAGTCTTTAGTTTCGTATAAATGTATTGCTATTTCGGAAAAATCGGTACCGATACTCAAGGTTTGTCCGATAAGCGGCTGTACGAGAGCTTCAAATATTGCCGCCTTTGACGGAAAATGTTTGTACAAAGCCCCGGCCGTTATGCCGGTCATTGCGGCAATGGAACGCATCGATGCTTTTTCAAAACCGTTTTGCAAAAACTCAGCTTTTGCATTTTTGAGAATTTCCGTGTAGGTATCGCTTTTCTTTTTTGTTGATTCAGCCATCATTTATATTATAGGCATCAGTTTGAAAATTGTCAAAGGGTTATCTTTAAAAATAGGGCTTAGTTATTATTGACATAAGCTCTCTTATGTTATAAAATTATGTCAGCTTTTATAGCTAAACCGGAGAATGACTTATGAAAGAAATATACGGAACGGTCTACGATAAAAATAACAATCCTCTTGAAAAAGCCCTCGTAGCCCTCCTTAACAATAAATTCGAAATTGAATATTCCGATGAAACAAATAATGAAGGAAAATTCAATTTATCTGCTGAGCCGAAGTATTATCCGTTTTTTATTGCTGTAAAAGAGTACAAAGAAAATTATCTTGAATACTGGAGTCAAAATATAGACCTTGATGAGGATTTGGAAATTAATCCTAAAATAGATGTGATTGAGATATACGGTTTACACTGTTTTCAAGTTAAGGGAGCAGGTAACTATTTAATGGTCTACTTTAGACCCATGAGCCTAAGTAAGTTTAAGGCAAACGAAAAAAATATTGTTCCCGATATAGGTAAAGAATCTTTAACCGTATCTGTAAACGGTGAATTTTGCGAAATATTGACTCTTTCCTATGTTGAAGAACAATTTTCTGATGCCCAAATGACATCCTTTCTTATACAGATTTCAACGGATGGGGTAAAATTTTCCGGTAAGAATAAACTTGAACTTAGCATAACCGATAGGAACGGAGACTATGGAGAAGCTTCAATATTCTTTAAACTTTAATTTTTCTACAAATTTTATAAGGAGATACTAATGCAAAACAAAACTGCACCGAGATGGGATTTAAAAAATATTTATCCCGATTTTAAATCAAAAAAATATGCGGAATCAAAAAAGAAAATTCCTGCATTGACTTCCAAGTTTGAAAAACACTTAAAGGCTTTTTCAGATAAGGACTTAAAAAAATGGCTGGTAAAAGCTTTGGATATTTTAAACGAGTTTAATGCCGAAGCCGAAACTCTTTATGCCTATGCTTCGGCCGTGTATACAACCGATACCGAAAACAAAGAAGCTTTATCTGAGCTTAACTCGATATCGGCTCTCTTTGTTCCGTTTACGCCCCTTGGAGTGCGCTTTTCTAATATCTTGGCTTCCGTTTCCAAAGAGGTAAAGGCCTTGATTAAAAACGACAAGGATTTAAAATATGCTTCCTTCTATTTGGAAGATACATTGTTTTGGCAAAAAAAACAGATGAGCGAAGAAGAGGAATCCTTGGCTGCCGATCTTGCCCGCTCCGGTGCTTCGGCTTGGAGCAAATTACAGAGCACGATGACTTCCACAGCTTCATGTATTTGGGATGAAAAAACTAAGGAAGAAAAAACCTTGGTTCAGCTTAGAGCAATGGCCTACGATAAGGATGAGGCTGTCCGAGAAAAGGCTTTTAAAAAAGAACTTGAGCTTTGCAAGTCCATCGAAAAGCCCGTTGCCGCAGCCTTAAACGGCGTAAAGGGAACTTCCATCACCTTAAATAAAAGGCGTAACTGGAAGGGCGGCACAATCGAAAAATCTGTAAAGCAGGCAAATATAACTCAAAAAACTCTTGACTCCTTAATTTCCGCCATCGAAGATTCTCTTCCTGCATGGAGAAAGTATTTAAAGGCTAAGGCCATGCTTTTAGGCAAAAAGGATTTACCCTTTTATGACCTCTTTGCTCCGGTTTCAAAATCATTTCCGACATATACTTGGGAAGAAGCAAAGGCATTGGTAATCGAAAACTTTTCTTCATTTTCAAAGAACATGGGAGACTTTGCAAAAAAGGCCTTTGCCTCCAACTGGATAGACGGCGAGGTACGCAACGGCAAGGTCGGCGGAGCCTACTGTACTCATTTTCCCGTAACAAAGGAACCCAGAGTTCTTTGCAATTTTGACGGCTCTTTTTCTTCGGTCAGTACCTTAGCACACGAGCTGGGTCACGCTTTTCACTTTAATGTTGTAAAGGATATGCCCGTAATAAATCAAAGCTATCCTATGACCCTTGCCGAGACAGCTTCTATTTTTGCAGAAACTATTTTGTTTGAAAGCGAAATTAAAAAAATGAATGAAGAGCAAAAGACGGCTCTATTGGAAATTCACCTTCAAGACGGATGTCAGGTATTGATCGATATTCTTTCTCGTTTTTATTTTGAACGCTCCTTTATGGAAGAAAGGGAAAAGCATGAACTCACAGCTGAAGATTGCTGCCGCCTGATGCTTGAAGCTCAAAAGAAAAGCTATGGAAACGGGCTTGATTCTAAATTGCTTCATCCATATATGTGGCTTGTTAAGGGGCATTATTATTCTGCCGACTTGGGCTTTTATAACTTCCCCTATGCTTTTGGCCAGCTTTTTGCTCTCGGTCTTTATAACCGCTATAAAAAGGAAGGAGAAAAATTTACTTCCGTTTACGAGGATATTTTAAGAAAGACCGGTATGATGGATGCCGTTAAGGTAACAAAGAGTGCAGGCTTTAATATCGAAACTCCGGACTTCTGGAAAGAAGGCATAAAGATTTTTACGGATCAGATAAGCGAATTTGAAAAGCTCGTAAAAAAATCAAAGAAAAAATAACTTTATCTTTTTGATAAAATATTTATAAGCCTCGATTGCTTCCCTCAAAAAAGAATCAATCGAGGCTTTTTGAATTTGAGCCTTTTTAAAATAAATTTTGAACTAGTTTGCCGCCGTCAGTTTCGGGATCCTTGGTGCTCAAATATTCGGAAATATCGACATCCTTTTTATAATAGTCAAGCATATCCTTGTTTTTTTCAAAGAAATGACTTACGGCTATTTTGAAGAATTCCATACAGACTCTGGCATCGTCCTCGGCACGGTGGGCATTTACGGCTTGAACGCCGAACTGTGTTGCAAGGTTTTGCAGGGCATAGCTTTGTAAGCCCGGAAGGGTTTCGCGTGCAAATGTTAGGGTGTCAAAGACCTTGTTTGTAAGCTTTGTTTTTCCGCACCTTTCAAGCTCGCAGTTTATAAAGTTTATATCGAAGCTTGCATTATGGGCAACCAAAACCGTGTTGCGGATAAAGTCCAAAAAGTCGGGCAAAACTTCTGCGAATTTAGGCTGGCCTGCAAGCATCTCATCGGTTATCTGATTTACCTTGCCCGCTTCGGGAGGCATGGGTTTTTCAGGGTCAATTAGAACATTGTAGCGGGCGATAACTCCGCGAATATCGAATTTTACGCAGCCGATTTCGACAACTCTTTCTGCCTTGGCTTCCGTTCCCGTTGTTTCGGTATCGAAGGCCGTAAAAACCGCCTTATCATAGACGGCACTAATCCAATCGTAAGAACTCATTAGGCGTTTAGTACCCCGTTAAATTCTTTTTCGAATTCGGCAATCTTTTTATCCGATTGTTTTTTAGCTTCTTCAACCGATGAAACAACCTTTTCGGAATGGATTATGTAGATCTTTATCTTAGGTTCGGTGCCGCTGGGCCTTATGCAGATTATGGAGCCGTCTTCCAAATAATATTGAAGAACATTGCTTTTAGGTAAAGTAACTGTAGTTTTTTTGTCCGGCTCTAAAGGAGAATATTCCGTGCTTTCCTGAATATCCCTGATGGTTTTTACCTTCACGCCGGCGATTTCGCTTAAATTTCTTTCCCGCACTCTTACCATCATGTCCTGCATAATCTTTAAGCCTTCTGCACCGGGGTATACCATGTTGATGGTCTTTTCTCCGTAAAAGGCAAATTTAGAAAAGATTTCGTTTAGCCTGTCTAAAAGACTCTTTCCCTTGCTCCTCCAATAGAGGGTCATCTCGGCACAAATTGCAGAAGAGGCAATACCGTCCTTATCTCTTACCTCGGTTCCGAAGTTGTAGCCGAAGCTTTCTTCATAACCGTAAAGATAGGAGTGGGAGCCCGTGCTTACCATCCTTTCGGCAACGCCGCATATCCACTTAAAGCCGGTAAGACATTCTTCGCTTTGCACATTGTAAGAGGCAGCAATCAAATCGCTTAAGGGGGAGGTTACTATCGAGCGTACTATTGCGGCATTTTGAGGCAGCTTATTTTGTTCTTTTAATGTAAGACAGATATAATCCGCAAAGAGGGCTCCCATCTGGTTGCCGCTTATAAGCTGCATTTCGCCTGCATCGTTTTTTACTGCACAGGCAAAGCGGTCGGCATCGGGATCGGTGGCCATCAAAATATCGGCTCCTTCCTTTATAGCCAAATCCATGGCCATCTTTAAGGCTTTCGGGTCTTCGGGATTGGGATAGCTTACCGTCGGGAAATTTCCGTCAGGTTCACGCTGTTCGGGAACGCTTATAACATTAAAGCCCATTTCTCCCAGAACCTTTTCTACATGCATAGCTCCCGTTCCGTGAAGGGGAGTGTAAACTATCTTTACCTTGGAAGCCATATTTTTAATAATTTCTTGACGGCTGATTTTCTTTTTAAGCATAGCCCAGTATTTTTCATCGATTTCTTTATCGATTATTACGAGCTTTCCGTTTTTAAGAGCTTCTTCTTCGCTCATCATTTTGATTGAAGAAACTTCTCCTACCTTTTTGATGATGCCCGAATCATGGGGCGGGGTAATCTGGGCTCCGTCCGACCAGTAGGCCTTGTAGCCGTTGTATTCGGGAGGGTTGTGCGAGGCTGTTACTACAATTCCCGTATCGCAGCCGAGTTCCCTTATGGCATAAGAAAGTTCCGGCGTAGGCCTAAGGCTCGAAAAAAGGTAACAGCGGATATTGTTTGCCGCAAAAATCAGAGCAGCCGTTTTTGCAAAAACATCCGAAAAGCGTCTTGAGTCATAGGCAATTACGGCACTTAAAGAGCCGGCCTTGGCCTTCTCAGGCTTTGCTTCAATCAGATAGTCCGCAAGTCCTTGGGTTGCATTTTTTATTACTAAGGGATTCATGCGGTTTGTGCCGCCCCCTATAATTCCCCTTAAACCAGCCGTTCCGAATTCCAAGTCCCTGTAAAATCGGTCATACAATTCCTTTTCATCGTTTTTTTCGATTAAAGCCTTAACATCTTCTGCGAATTTTACTTCCTTTTCTTCGGAAACATATTTTTTTGCTCTATTTAATATTTCATTTTTATCCATAAAAAGTCCTCCATTTATAACTCTATAATTATACCACAGTTCAGAGGTTTCCTGCAAGGGTATGAAAATTCGGCATAAAAAAATCGGACCGAAATTTTTAAGATGCCTTACAAAAAATCCGGAAGATACTTTATCCACTGCCTCAAGGCTGCCGCTTCTTCGATATGGGCTAAGGAAATATTTTCGCTTGACTCTATGTCGGCGATTGTGCGGGATATTTTTAAGAGGGCGTGGCTTCCTCTTCCCGAAAGTTTTTTTGAGTCAACAATCACGGAAAAAAATCTTTCCGCCTCGCCGCTCATTTTGCAAACTTCAGCCGTTTCTTGGGGTGAAAGTTTTGCGTTTTCATAAATTATGTTTTGCATTTTTTTCTCCTTATTTGTAAATTTTAATCTTTCCCATTGAATGAGCCTTGCGTTTTTTATTTTTTCTCTCATCGTTTGGGTAGAATATTTTGCCTCCGCCAAAATGTTTTCAGGCTTGGGCGGCATTACCGGAACCCTTATATCGATTCTGTCCAAGAGGGGGGCCGTAAGTTTTTTCCAGTATTTTTCGATTTCGTAGGGGAGGCAGGTGCAGACCTTTCCGGGGCTTCCGAAGTTTCCGCAAGGGCATGGGTTAATCGCAAGGAGGAGCTGAAAGCGGGCAGGGAAGGTGCTGCTTCTTCCGGCTCGGCTCAAGGTTACGCTTCCCGTTTCCAAGGGGGCACGGAGACTTTGCAAAACGCTTGCCTTAAATTGAGCGGCTTCATCTAAAAAAAGAACTCCGCCGTGGGCAAGGGAAACTTCACCGGGCATACATTTTCCGGCTCCTCCTATGATGCCTTCCATACTTGCATTTTGAGAGGGCATCCTAAAGGGCGGCCTTTTTAAAAGACGGGGGCTCGATTGAGGCAAGAGGCCTGCGATGCTGTAAATACGGATGGTTTCCCTTGCCGTTTTTTCGTCCATGTCGGGGAGGAGGAGGGGAAAGCGGCTTAAAGAAAGAGTTTTTCCGCAGCCGGGAGGGCCGTAGGCTATGAGGTTATGTCCGCCTGCCGCCGCTATTTCTAATGCCCGTATCAGGCCGTCTTGTCCGCGGATATCCTCAAAGCCTTTTACCAAGCCGAGCCCGCTTTTTGAGTCTTTTTGAAAATCGAAATTTTCCGTTTCTTCCGTATTGCTCCATACAAAAAGAGGCACGGCTCCCGTATAGGGGCTGTTTTCTTTTTTTAACCCCTGAGGCTTTGTATTGAATTTCCCGTTTTCTATTTGGTAGAAAAATTCCAGAGCTTCGATTAAATCGGACACTCCGAATACATTGATGCCGTCTTCGATGAGGGCCTCGGCCTCGTTTTCTTTTGGAACTATAAAGTATTTGATGCCTTGAGAACGGGCTGCCGAGATAGCTCCTATGAGTCCGCGCACAGGCCTTACCCTGCCTGAAAGCTCAAGCTCACCCATTATCATCACGGATTCTTTTTCCCTGTCTTCATCTTGGGGAATTATAGTTTGAGCTTTTGCTTTAACCTCTGCCGAATTTTTTTCCGCCTCTTTTGCCGTTAGGACGGCGATGGCAATAGGAAGATCGAAACCGCTCCCTTCTTTTTTTTGATCGGCAGGGCTTAAATTTATCAGTATCCTGCTTGCGGGAAATTCAAGCCCCGAATTCCTGATAGCAGCTCTCATCCTATCCCTTGCTTCCTTTACGGCAGAACCCGGGAGTCCCACTATGTCGATAACCGGCAAGCCCCGCCTTAAATCTGCCTCGACCTTAATCAATTCTCCTTCATACCCGAATGACGAAAAACTTAAAATTTCCATTATATACTCCTGTCTTTTAATGATAAAATTTTGTTTGTCTCTAAAAACTTCAGTTTTTAGAGGGGGTCTTCAAAAATTTGTGACGTTTGCCCTTGGGCAAACTCGAAGATAAACATGTAGGCTTGTATTTCAAGCCGAAATGTTTATCATGCCTCTCTACTATTATTTTATAAAAAAAATGATTTATGTAGTAAAATTTTAGGAGAAATTTAAATTTCTCTTGCCCCTTGCCCCTTTTTTGTTTTAGTACTATAATGCTTGTAATTATCAATAAAATAGGAGTTTTTTATGCGAAGGGAACATGACTTACTCGGAGAATTGGATATTCCGGAAGATGCTTATTACGGAATTCAAACTTTCCGAAGTGTTGAGAATTTTAAAATTACAGGATTAAGGCTCTGTGATTTTCCCGATTTTATTAAGGGGCTAGCTTATACAAAGCAGGCTGCAGCCGAAGCCAACCATGAACTCGGCTATTTAAGCGATGAAGTTTACAAGGCTATGATTCAAGCTTGTAAAGAAGTTGCCGAAGGCAAATTCGATAAGGAATTTGTAGTCGATATGATTCAAGGCGGAGCGGGAACTTCTACCAATATGAATGCAAACGAAGTTATCGCCAACCGTGCAAACGAAATTTTAGGAAAGGCTAAGGGAACTTATTCGCCCTGCCATCCCAATAATCATGTGAACTTTGCCCAGTCTACAAATGACGCCTATCCTACAGCTGCAAAGCTCGGCATCTCGTTAAATACACCGGCTCTTATAGATGAACTCAAATCTCTTGTTGCTTCTTTTAGAAAAAAGGCTCAAGAACTTGGCGACAATATCAAGATGGGAAGAACCCAGCTTCAAGATGCCGTACCCATGACCCTCGGCCAAGAGTTTGAATCCTATGCCGCTTCTTTGGAAAACGAAATTCCTCAGATTCAATTTGCAAGGGAAAATCTTCACACGATAAATATGGGAGCTACCGCTATCGGAACAGGTATCAACTCTGATCCAAACTATACACCGAAAGTAACCTCGCATTTGGCAAAGATTTCGGGGCTTGATCTAAAGGCTGCAAAGAACATGATAGCCGCCACGAACGATACCTCCGACTTTGTAACATATTCTTCCGAGTTAAAACGCCTTTCTGCAAAGCTTTCAAAGATATGCAGCGATTTACGCCTTCTTTCTTCAGGCCCCAGAACAGGACTTTACGATATAAGTCTTCCTCCGATGCAGCCAGGTTCTTCTATCATGCCCGGAAAGGTAAACCCCGTTATCCCTGAGGTTGTTAATCAGGTTTGCTACAGGGTTATCGGAAACGATACTGCCGTTATCTTGGCTGCGGAATCTGCACAGCTTGAGCTCAACGTTTTTGAACCCGTTATGATTTATTCTATCTTTGAGTCTATTAAACTTCTTATAAATGCAATGAAGACTTTGAGAGAACGATGTGTTACGGGTATTGTAGGAAACTATGAACATTGTAAGGAGAGCGTTCACCGAAGTATCGGCTTGGTTACGGCCTTAAATCCCGTCATCGGTTATGAGGCTTCCTCGGATATTGCAAAGACTGCCTTGCGTGATAACCGCAGCGTCTATGACCTTGTTTTGGAAAGAGGCCTTCTTTCAAAAGAAAAATTGGATGAGGTTTTAAAACCCGAAAACATGACAAAACCTAAGAATATGTCAAAGATTTAATCGATGATTGTAATTTCGACGCGTCTATTTTGAGCGCGTCCTTCTTCGGTGCCGTTTGGGGCAATGGGCTTTGTTCCGCCGGCACCTTGATAAATAAACTTTTCGGCTGGTATGCCCATCTTTACAAGTTTTTCGATGACGGTCTTAGCCCTTTCTTGGGATAGAATTTTTTCATCTTCCGGCTTACCGACATCGGCTGTATGACCTTCTACAAAAAAGAATTCTCCTTCCGATTCTTTTAAAATCTTTGCTATTTCATCAAGCTTTGCTTCTTCTCCTTTTAAAAGAACAGCCCTATCAGGTTCAAATTGAAGATTTTTAAGCCTCAGCATTGTGCCCCGTTTTGTTTTAGCTACTTCAAAATCTTTATTGGGTTTGATTTCGGCTCGTACCGTGTAAGAATAAAAATGAAGCAAAAAGCCTCGGTGCTTTATTTTTTTTCCGTCCGCATAAAAAAACTCTTCATCTATTTTTTCCCGTATCAAAATGGGCCTATTTATATCGTCAAGATAGATGTCCGTCTTTCTTCCGCCTTCCGAGCTCATAAGTTCTTCATCGCCCAGCATGTCTGAGTGTTTGTAGCGGAGTCCTAAGGCGGCTTCTACATGGTGAACGCTTTGGCCGTTTAAAATAGTTTTTCCCTTATATTTAAAACCTGCATTTACAGGAATCCTTACAGCGGTTTTTTCAGGCTTGGGTCTTACTACTACGGTACATTTTCCTTCCCAAGTTTTTCCTATGTCAGCGGGGGTAAACTCTGTTTCAGGCAAAATCGGAAAATTTCTTAAAAGAGGGTAACCCGAATCTTCATCGAAAATTTGAGGTTGGTAAGGATTTTCAATATCTTCTTCATCTTGTTCCGGAATAAATTTAAATGAAAGGGGTAAGATCGAATCTATCGGTAAAGCAGCTTTAAGCCCATCTTTCCGGGTTTTTTGAAGTACAAAGGCTTCTCCCTCGTAAAGATAAGCCCCCTCATTGCTAAGCCTTGTTTCGCTCATATAGAGGCGGGTTTCTCTGGAAGTAAGCCCCGCATATTTTCCGTCAATGTAGACGGAGTAATCGGCTCTTTCCGTAATGAGTATTTTGCCTTGAGATAAATTTTCTTGCCCTAAAAGAAGATTTAGACAAAAACTAGAGAGAAAGCAGATTAAAAAAAGTTTTTTTACGAAGGTGCGGTTTGACCTTACACGCCAACTTGTCATTTGTCCTTTCTATAGTTTTTCTATTTCTTCTTTACTTAGACCTGTCATTTGTATGATAAAGTCAATTTTACAGTTTGCTTTTTTCATAAGATTTGCAGTTTCAATAGCTTTTTGGTATGAGCCGTCGGCAAAGCCTTGTTCAAGACCGTTTTGATAACCTTCATTTATACATGAGGCCCTGTCGTGTTCATATTTCATACGAGAGTCATAAAGCCATTTATCTCTAGGGCTCATTTCCATTAATTCTATTGTTGTATTTGCCTTTCTCATCATTGGTGATTCTTGTTCTAACATCTTTCTTACCTCCGGATTATTAGTTTCGATAAATTTCAGCCAGTTTAATAAGCGTTTTATTTTATCATCCTTGTATTGAGATTCTTTTAAGATTTTAGCCTTTTCAAGGTTTAGTATATGAATCTCAAGTTTTGTAGCTAAAGGCTCTTTTGTATCTTTTTCCAGAACAAGATACTTGTTGTGCAAA is a window from the Treponema denticola genome containing:
- a CDS encoding phospho-sugar mutase, which encodes MDKNEILNRAKKYVSEEKEVKFAEDVKALIEKNDEKELYDRFYRDLEFGTAGLRGIIGGGTNRMNPLVIKNATQGLADYLIEAKPEKAKAGSLSAVIAYDSRRFSDVFAKTAALIFAANNIRCYLFSSLRPTPELSYAIRELGCDTGIVVTASHNPPEYNGYKAYWSDGAQITPPHDSGIIKKVGEVSSIKMMSEEEALKNGKLVIIDKEIDEKYWAMLKKKISRQEIIKNMASKVKIVYTPLHGTGAMHVEKVLGEMGFNVISVPEQREPDGNFPTVSYPNPEDPKALKMAMDLAIKEGADILMATDPDADRFACAVKNDAGEMQLISGNQMGALFADYICLTLKEQNKLPQNAAIVRSIVTSPLSDLIAASYNVQSEECLTGFKWICGVAERMVSTGSHSYLYGYEESFGYNFGTEVRDKDGIASSAICAEMTLYWRSKGKSLLDRLNEIFSKFAFYGEKTINMVYPGAEGLKIMQDMMVRVRERNLSEIAGVKVKTIRDIQESTEYSPLEPDKKTTVTLPKSNVLQYYLEDGSIICIRPSGTEPKIKIYIIHSEKVVSSVEEAKKQSDKKIAEFEKEFNGVLNA
- a CDS encoding TetR/AcrR family transcriptional regulator gives rise to the protein MMAESTKKKSDTYTEILKNAKAEFLQNGFEKASMRSIAAMTGITAGALYKHFPSKAAIFEALVQPLIGQTLSIGTDFSEIAIHLYETKDFLSTKEAIRISLQNLCTLVYSRFDDFRLLFNRSAGTKYENIRHDFVMTDVTACKKFIADLKKRGINVQPLNDDQLHLIYSTALTPLFEIITHEYSYKKALSFIDILTDVMYFCWNKIMQPETEINKEN
- a CDS encoding carboxypeptidase-like regulatory domain-containing protein, translating into MKEIYGTVYDKNNNPLEKALVALLNNKFEIEYSDETNNEGKFNLSAEPKYYPFFIAVKEYKENYLEYWSQNIDLDEDLEINPKIDVIEIYGLHCFQVKGAGNYLMVYFRPMSLSKFKANEKNIVPDIGKESLTVSVNGEFCEILTLSYVEEQFSDAQMTSFLIQISTDGVKFSGKNKLELSITDRNGDYGEASIFFKL
- a CDS encoding OmpA family protein, producing the protein MTSWRVRSNRTFVKKLFLICFLSSFCLNLLLGQENLSQGKILITERADYSVYIDGKYAGLTSRETRLYMSETRLSNEGAYLYEGEAFVLQKTRKDGLKAALPIDSILPLSFKFIPEQDEEDIENPYQPQIFDEDSGYPLLRNFPILPETEFTPADIGKTWEGKCTVVVRPKPEKTAVRIPVNAGFKYKGKTILNGQSVHHVEAALGLRYKHSDMLGDEELMSSEGGRKTDIYLDDINRPILIREKIDEEFFYADGKKIKHRGFLLHFYSYTVRAEIKPNKDFEVAKTKRGTMLRLKNLQFEPDRAVLLKGEEAKLDEIAKILKESEGEFFFVEGHTADVGKPEDEKILSQERAKTVIEKLVKMGIPAEKFIYQGAGGTKPIAPNGTEEGRAQNRRVEITIID
- a CDS encoding aspartate ammonia-lyase translates to MRREHDLLGELDIPEDAYYGIQTFRSVENFKITGLRLCDFPDFIKGLAYTKQAAAEANHELGYLSDEVYKAMIQACKEVAEGKFDKEFVVDMIQGGAGTSTNMNANEVIANRANEILGKAKGTYSPCHPNNHVNFAQSTNDAYPTAAKLGISLNTPALIDELKSLVASFRKKAQELGDNIKMGRTQLQDAVPMTLGQEFESYAASLENEIPQIQFARENLHTINMGATAIGTGINSDPNYTPKVTSHLAKISGLDLKAAKNMIAATNDTSDFVTYSSELKRLSAKLSKICSDLRLLSSGPRTGLYDISLPPMQPGSSIMPGKVNPVIPEVVNQVCYRVIGNDTAVILAAESAQLELNVFEPVMIYSIFESIKLLINAMKTLRERCVTGIVGNYEHCKESVHRSIGLVTALNPVIGYEASSDIAKTALRDNRSVYDLVLERGLLSKEKLDEVLKPENMTKPKNMSKI
- a CDS encoding M3 family oligoendopeptidase — its product is MQNKTAPRWDLKNIYPDFKSKKYAESKKKIPALTSKFEKHLKAFSDKDLKKWLVKALDILNEFNAEAETLYAYASAVYTTDTENKEALSELNSISALFVPFTPLGVRFSNILASVSKEVKALIKNDKDLKYASFYLEDTLFWQKKQMSEEEESLAADLARSGASAWSKLQSTMTSTASCIWDEKTKEEKTLVQLRAMAYDKDEAVREKAFKKELELCKSIEKPVAAALNGVKGTSITLNKRRNWKGGTIEKSVKQANITQKTLDSLISAIEDSLPAWRKYLKAKAMLLGKKDLPFYDLFAPVSKSFPTYTWEEAKALVIENFSSFSKNMGDFAKKAFASNWIDGEVRNGKVGGAYCTHFPVTKEPRVLCNFDGSFSSVSTLAHELGHAFHFNVVKDMPVINQSYPMTLAETASIFAETILFESEIKKMNEEQKTALLEIHLQDGCQVLIDILSRFYFERSFMEEREKHELTAEDCCRLMLEAQKKSYGNGLDSKLLHPYMWLVKGHYYSADLGFYNFPYAFGQLFALGLYNRYKKEGEKFTSVYEDILRKTGMMDAVKVTKSAGFNIETPDFWKEGIKIFTDQISEFEKLVKKSKKK
- a CDS encoding YifB family Mg chelatase-like AAA ATPase, which codes for MEILSFSSFGYEGELIKVEADLRRGLPVIDIVGLPGSAVKEARDRMRAAIRNSGLEFPASRILINLSPADQKKEGSGFDLPIAIAVLTAKEAEKNSAEVKAKAQTIIPQDEDREKESVMIMGELELSGRVRPVRGLIGAISAARSQGIKYFIVPKENEAEALIEDGINVFGVSDLIEALEFFYQIENGKFNTKPQGLKKENSPYTGAVPLFVWSNTEETENFDFQKDSKSGLGLVKGFEDIRGQDGLIRALEIAAAGGHNLIAYGPPGCGKTLSLSRFPLLLPDMDEKTARETIRIYSIAGLLPQSSPRLLKRPPFRMPSQNASMEGIIGGAGKCMPGEVSLAHGGVLFLDEAAQFKASVLQSLRAPLETGSVTLSRAGRSSTFPARFQLLLAINPCPCGNFGSPGKVCTCLPYEIEKYWKKLTAPLLDRIDIRVPVMPPKPENILAEAKYSTQTMREKIKNARLIQWERLKFTNKEKKMQNIIYENAKLSPQETAEVCKMSGEAERFFSVIVDSKKLSGRGSHALLKISRTIADIESSENISLAHIEEAAALRQWIKYLPDFL
- a CDS encoding 3'-5' exonuclease; the encoded protein is MSSYDWISAVYDKAVFTAFDTETTGTEAKAERVVEIGCVKFDIRGVIARYNVLIDPEKPMPPEAGKVNQITDEMLAGQPKFAEVLPDFLDFIRNTVLVAHNASFDINFINCELERCGKTKLTNKVFDTLTFARETLPGLQSYALQNLATQFGVQAVNAHRAEDDARVCMEFFKIAVSHFFEKNKDMLDYYKKDVDISEYLSTKDPETDGGKLVQNLF